A genomic segment from Tuwongella immobilis encodes:
- a CDS encoding tetratricopeptide repeat protein has translation MSYLRTEYMLKGIFLGVLLWIALQRPEWATLSQVGIWLGGGLGAAIVLAGMDQLRRSTGMLKMGPAAVLFLMLEYPMLIYAGILFGALGGAFSIRPPDSDSQLLVTCMAGGAALGIILGQVRQIRDGLQRALLILIIASGAIAGVGYWIHQSELLVGDTRMLGMTILLGLPFFYLLSFSGTTEESEVEIGLLSATLGLAIYLIGVPDSIGKLALLTPIILYFVYATRVLPGLRVFKHTLRGYSYVKIGKIPAAMRSFRRALQLDSKNSSAREGLWHLHRTLDLDQVGRDPELLQSLDLPMCMERASTLLMGAMAPTKDQLDEARRLILLVETQRPSMRAEILYYRALAATHAKELDSAAEMLAVVLDPTEWDVKDRSRNRILLSAWQLALQWHPGLRQRVGEPQLELPGRRMEAIAAVERRLANGPADESLTELKERLYADLPEEAYLAVAKERPPEDFNHQYIEQLGMSLLQDPTKWLRGAAFLRIAARGLPFQAPLLFLQLANAFELRGDKSAASQALQSIVEIGQKLGIGNLGADQKQVYFQTVKRLADEAVLRGDLADAIKNYHLYSFCEKSGIDTYRSLAELYEKQGDVMNAIKMVETGLLYSKKDADLLERKDRYYYSLTPQQLESVKKEVDKYFDVDYCIRKAKQLLDHRQADLDVLDWATHLAELAQIMKPKQNTVMVLVARTALRKGNRDTALQLLEDVRESAPGGGEEEEAWFWACQNLGRIYLDELNLPELAIAAFNDFRRSPKSGADTLYHLGRAYEAHGDLKNAKRCYEQVTAYDKHPLVPEARAAIYRLESEMQNR, from the coding sequence ATGAGCTACCTACGCACCGAATATATGCTCAAAGGAATCTTCCTGGGAGTGCTCCTCTGGATTGCCTTGCAGCGACCCGAATGGGCAACCCTGAGTCAAGTGGGGATCTGGCTGGGCGGCGGACTCGGGGCGGCCATTGTCCTGGCCGGGATGGACCAACTGCGTCGCTCGACTGGCATGCTGAAAATGGGGCCGGCTGCGGTTCTGTTTCTCATGCTGGAATATCCCATGCTCATCTACGCGGGCATTCTCTTCGGAGCGCTCGGCGGTGCATTCTCGATTCGACCACCGGATTCCGATTCGCAATTGCTGGTCACCTGCATGGCGGGCGGTGCGGCGCTGGGCATCATTTTGGGGCAAGTTCGTCAGATTCGGGACGGACTACAGCGCGCACTGCTCATTCTCATCATCGCCAGCGGCGCGATTGCCGGCGTGGGCTATTGGATTCACCAATCCGAACTGTTGGTCGGCGATACCCGAATGCTGGGAATGACCATCTTGTTGGGGTTGCCATTCTTCTATTTGCTCAGTTTTTCGGGCACAACAGAAGAATCGGAAGTCGAAATTGGCCTGCTCAGCGCGACATTGGGATTGGCCATCTACCTGATTGGCGTCCCCGATTCGATCGGGAAGTTGGCATTACTCACGCCGATTATTCTGTATTTCGTCTATGCGACACGGGTACTGCCGGGATTACGCGTCTTCAAGCATACGCTCCGGGGGTATAGTTACGTCAAGATCGGGAAAATTCCCGCGGCCATGCGATCCTTCCGCCGCGCACTCCAACTCGATTCGAAAAATTCCTCGGCACGCGAGGGGCTGTGGCATCTGCATCGCACACTGGACCTCGATCAAGTCGGACGCGATCCCGAGTTGTTGCAATCGCTGGATCTGCCGATGTGTATGGAGCGGGCATCCACATTGTTGATGGGTGCGATGGCCCCAACGAAGGATCAACTCGACGAAGCCCGGCGGTTGATTCTGCTGGTCGAAACGCAACGTCCCAGCATGCGTGCGGAAATTCTCTATTACCGCGCACTGGCGGCCACGCATGCCAAGGAACTCGACTCCGCTGCGGAAATGCTGGCCGTGGTGTTGGATCCAACGGAATGGGATGTCAAAGATCGCTCGCGCAATCGCATTTTGTTGAGCGCGTGGCAACTGGCATTGCAATGGCATCCCGGCTTACGGCAACGGGTGGGCGAACCGCAACTCGAACTCCCGGGCCGACGCATGGAAGCGATCGCCGCCGTCGAACGCCGACTCGCCAACGGCCCTGCCGATGAATCGCTCACCGAGTTGAAAGAGCGATTGTACGCCGATCTTCCCGAGGAAGCGTATCTCGCGGTGGCCAAGGAACGTCCGCCCGAAGATTTCAATCACCAATACATCGAACAACTCGGCATGTCGCTGCTGCAAGATCCGACGAAGTGGCTGCGCGGGGCGGCGTTTCTTCGCATCGCCGCTCGGGGATTACCGTTCCAAGCGCCGTTATTGTTTCTGCAATTGGCGAACGCATTCGAGTTGCGGGGTGACAAGTCCGCCGCATCGCAAGCCTTGCAATCGATCGTCGAAATCGGTCAAAAGTTGGGCATCGGTAACCTGGGTGCCGATCAAAAGCAAGTCTACTTCCAGACGGTGAAACGACTAGCTGATGAGGCAGTGCTGCGGGGCGATCTTGCCGATGCGATCAAGAATTACCACCTGTATTCGTTCTGCGAAAAGAGCGGGATCGACACCTACCGCTCACTCGCGGAGTTGTACGAAAAACAGGGCGATGTCATGAACGCGATCAAAATGGTCGAAACGGGGCTGCTGTATTCCAAGAAAGATGCGGATCTTCTGGAACGGAAAGATCGCTACTACTATTCGTTAACCCCGCAGCAACTGGAATCGGTCAAAAAGGAAGTCGATAAATACTTTGACGTGGATTATTGCATTCGCAAGGCCAAACAACTGCTCGATCATCGCCAAGCGGATCTGGATGTGCTCGATTGGGCGACGCATCTTGCCGAATTGGCGCAAATCATGAAACCGAAACAGAATACGGTGATGGTGCTGGTTGCACGGACGGCCCTTCGCAAGGGGAATCGGGATACCGCACTGCAACTTCTGGAAGATGTCCGCGAGTCGGCTCCGGGCGGGGGTGAAGAAGAAGAGGCTTGGTTCTGGGCCTGTCAAAATTTGGGGCGAATCTATCTGGACGAGCTGAATCTGCCCGAGTTGGCGATTGCCGCGTTCAATGATTTCCGACGTTCGCCCAAGAGCGGAGCCGACACCCTGTACCATCTGGGACGGGCCTATGAAGCCCATGGCGATCTCAAGAATGCCAAACGCTGTTACGAACAAGTGACTGCGTATGACAAGCATCCGTTGGTGCCCGAAGCCCGAGCGGCGATTTATCGGCTGGAATCCGAGATGCAAAATCGCTGA
- a CDS encoding 3-keto-disaccharide hydrolase, translating to MNRFRIAVAGVAWMAMIGSSLLLAQGQAPKTIVDPKDQSPEVSLQGEYVGSVEHDGNEHAVGAQVIDQGKGKFLVKVFPGGLPGAGWNGKQTKQVEGKRSKTGLDVSNDEIVGTVENQEMKLKMVNGTATATLKRTERKSPTLGMKPPEGAVVLYGDAADAKKWKNGNTVKLSDGEFLGIGVKSEQAFQAFTMHLEFRLPYMPEARGQGRANSGLYLQDRYEVQILDSFGLNGENNECGGVYQQYKPLVNMCLPPMVWQTYDIDFTPAKFDDAGKKIAPARATVKLNGVVIHEGIEFKGATGGGQPEKPSAGPFQLQNHGNPLVFRNIWVVEKK from the coding sequence ATGAATCGGTTCCGAATCGCGGTGGCAGGTGTGGCGTGGATGGCGATGATTGGCTCGTCGCTGCTGTTGGCCCAAGGCCAAGCGCCAAAAACGATCGTCGATCCGAAGGATCAATCCCCCGAAGTGAGTCTGCAAGGGGAATATGTCGGCTCGGTCGAACACGATGGAAATGAGCATGCCGTTGGTGCCCAAGTCATCGATCAAGGCAAAGGCAAGTTTCTGGTGAAAGTGTTTCCCGGTGGTCTGCCCGGTGCTGGCTGGAATGGCAAACAAACCAAGCAAGTCGAAGGCAAACGAAGTAAGACCGGCTTGGATGTCAGCAACGATGAAATCGTCGGGACCGTCGAAAATCAAGAAATGAAGCTGAAGATGGTCAACGGCACGGCAACCGCGACCCTGAAGCGGACCGAACGCAAGTCGCCGACTCTGGGCATGAAGCCGCCTGAAGGCGCGGTGGTGTTGTATGGCGATGCTGCGGATGCCAAGAAGTGGAAGAACGGAAACACGGTCAAATTGTCGGACGGGGAATTTCTCGGCATCGGTGTCAAATCCGAGCAAGCCTTCCAAGCCTTCACGATGCACCTGGAATTCCGACTGCCATATATGCCGGAGGCGCGGGGCCAAGGCCGAGCGAATTCGGGGCTGTATCTACAAGATCGCTATGAAGTGCAGATTCTCGACAGCTTCGGGTTAAACGGCGAAAACAACGAGTGCGGCGGCGTGTATCAGCAGTATAAGCCGTTGGTGAATATGTGCTTACCGCCGATGGTGTGGCAAACCTATGACATCGATTTCACTCCCGCGAAATTCGATGACGCGGGCAAGAAGATCGCCCCGGCCCGCGCGACGGTCAAGCTGAACGGTGTGGTGATCCACGAAGGAATCGAATTCAAAGGCGCAACCGGCGGTGGTCAACCCGAGAAGCCGAGCGCAGGCCCGTTCCAACTGCAAAATCACGGCAACCCGTTGGTGTTCCGCAACATTTGGGTTGTCGAGAAGAAGTGA
- a CDS encoding NAD-dependent epimerase/dehydratase family protein: MQELSLVTGGAGFIGSHLVETLLAAGTPVRVLDDFSTGLRSNLDGFRTQPELIEGSITDADAVAKAMVGVKVVYHLGALASVARSVETPLVSHHACATGTLTVLDAARRAGVRRLVYAASSSAYGGTSTPDGQREDQLPAALSPYAAAKLAGEYYLQAFAHTYGIETVRVRFFNIFGPRQRSDSPYSGVIALFLNAMAQGKTPTIHGDGQQSRDFTYVGNAVQALMRAAMAPNVSGNVYNVGTGSSVTVLELVESLNRLLGTNITPLHSAPRAGDVKFSQADIRRTCRDLGYEPNIRFEDGLRRTMQWYFECNPELRPATCGV; encoded by the coding sequence ATGCAGGAACTCAGCCTGGTCACGGGTGGCGCGGGATTCATTGGCTCGCATTTGGTCGAAACGCTGCTGGCGGCTGGAACGCCGGTGCGGGTGTTGGATGATTTCAGCACCGGACTTCGAAGCAATCTTGACGGATTCCGCACGCAGCCCGAACTGATCGAAGGTTCAATTACCGATGCCGATGCGGTCGCCAAGGCGATGGTCGGTGTCAAGGTGGTCTACCATCTGGGGGCGTTGGCTTCGGTCGCCCGCAGTGTCGAAACGCCGCTGGTGTCGCATCATGCCTGCGCGACGGGCACGTTGACGGTGCTGGATGCCGCGCGGCGGGCGGGGGTTCGTCGGCTGGTGTATGCCGCCAGTTCGAGTGCGTATGGTGGCACCTCCACGCCGGATGGCCAACGCGAAGACCAACTGCCGGCCGCGCTCTCGCCATATGCCGCCGCCAAACTTGCGGGCGAATACTATCTGCAAGCCTTCGCACACACGTATGGAATCGAAACCGTTCGAGTTCGCTTCTTCAATATCTTTGGCCCGCGTCAGCGATCCGATAGCCCGTATTCCGGTGTCATCGCGCTGTTCCTGAACGCGATGGCACAAGGCAAAACGCCGACGATTCACGGCGATGGGCAGCAATCCCGCGATTTCACCTATGTCGGCAACGCCGTGCAAGCGCTCATGCGGGCGGCGATGGCTCCGAATGTCTCCGGAAATGTCTACAATGTTGGCACCGGCTCCAGCGTGACGGTGCTGGAACTGGTCGAATCGCTGAATCGGCTGCTGGGGACGAACATCACCCCGCTGCATAGCGCACCGCGTGCCGGGGACGTGAAGTTTTCGCAAGCCGATATTCGCCGCACCTGCCGCGATTTGGGCTACGAGCCGAATATCCGATTCGAAGATGGGTTGCGACGCACCATGCAATGGTACTTTGAATGCAACCCCGAGCTGCGACCCGCCACCTGCGGCGTCTGA
- the ftsY gene encoding signal recognition particle-docking protein FtsY: MVFGKIFTKIKEGLTKTRDMFAGVLDLFRLRGKVDRKFLEELERRLYLADVGGTATTAIVDRVRQAFQDKEIDGNVETFVRQQLRELLTDPSEGIRYAESGPTVVMIAGVNGAGKTTSIAKLVNRLQKDGKKVLIAACDTFRAAAVEQLTVWAERLGAEIVKNPTASDAASVAHDACEKARAKEFDVVIVDTAGRLHTQVNLMRELEKIHRVVGKVIPNAPHEILLVLDATTGQNAITQAEMFCKSVKCTGIILTKLDGTAKGGAIFAIKQKLGLPVKYIGVGEKIDDLELFDPESFVQALFE, from the coding sequence ATGGTATTCGGGAAGATTTTCACGAAAATCAAAGAAGGGCTCACGAAAACCCGCGATATGTTCGCCGGGGTGCTGGATCTCTTCCGGCTACGTGGGAAAGTCGATCGAAAGTTTCTCGAAGAATTGGAACGCCGATTGTATCTCGCCGATGTCGGTGGGACCGCGACCACGGCCATTGTCGATCGCGTTCGCCAAGCGTTTCAAGACAAGGAAATTGATGGCAACGTCGAAACCTTCGTGCGGCAGCAGCTTCGAGAATTGCTCACCGATCCCAGCGAAGGGATTCGCTATGCGGAGAGCGGGCCAACGGTGGTGATGATCGCCGGAGTCAACGGCGCGGGCAAGACCACCTCCATTGCCAAGCTGGTCAACCGCTTGCAAAAAGACGGCAAAAAAGTGCTGATTGCGGCGTGCGATACCTTCCGCGCTGCCGCCGTGGAACAACTCACGGTCTGGGCGGAACGACTCGGCGCGGAAATCGTCAAAAACCCGACCGCGAGCGATGCCGCCAGTGTGGCCCACGATGCCTGCGAAAAAGCCCGCGCCAAAGAATTCGATGTCGTCATCGTCGATACAGCCGGACGATTGCACACACAAGTGAACCTGATGCGCGAGTTGGAGAAGATCCATCGCGTGGTGGGCAAGGTGATCCCCAACGCGCCGCATGAAATCCTGTTGGTGCTGGATGCCACCACCGGGCAAAATGCGATCACACAGGCGGAAATGTTCTGCAAATCCGTCAAATGCACGGGCATCATTTTAACGAAACTGGATGGGACCGCCAAAGGCGGCGCGATTTTCGCCATCAAGCAGAAGCTCGGCTTGCCGGTCAAATACATCGGTGTCGGCGAGAAAATTGATGATCTCGAATTATTCGATCCCGAAAGTTTCGTACAAGCATTGTTCGAGTGA
- the nusB gene encoding transcription antitermination factor NusB yields the protein MIRARSRAREVAMQLLVQYETNPQVKRLVITRFAHDRLSNDELEAFCLRLYDGTVRFLDELDRQLSSVSQNWRLNRMAVVDRNVLRLGLFEITRMPDLATPAPVVIDEMIELAKRFGSKDSPSFINGILDRFAKPAPLAAVPPTE from the coding sequence ATGATTCGAGCGCGTTCGCGGGCACGTGAAGTGGCCATGCAATTACTGGTGCAGTACGAGACCAATCCCCAAGTCAAGCGACTGGTGATCACTCGATTCGCACACGACCGTCTGAGCAATGACGAATTAGAAGCATTCTGTCTGCGGCTCTACGATGGAACCGTGCGATTTCTGGACGAATTGGATCGGCAGCTCAGCAGCGTCTCGCAAAACTGGCGGTTGAATCGGATGGCGGTGGTGGATCGCAACGTCCTGCGGCTGGGGCTGTTTGAGATCACGCGGATGCCCGACCTGGCGACGCCTGCCCCGGTGGTCATCGATGAGATGATCGAACTGGCCAAGCGGTTCGGCTCGAAGGATTCCCCGTCGTTTATCAACGGAATTTTGGATCGATTCGCCAAACCTGCGCCCTTGGCCGCAGTCCCCCCCACGGAGTGA
- a CDS encoding bifunctional 5,10-methylenetetrahydrofolate dehydrogenase/5,10-methenyltetrahydrofolate cyclohydrolase, producing the protein MPARVLDGKALAETMRVEIAQQVAAHVALGHRPPGLAAVLVGNVAASRVYVRNKRRACDAAGIRSWLYELPEECSSQQLLDLVAQLNADAQVDGILVQLPLPKQIDEQAVIEAILPDKDVDGFHPDNVGRLTIGIPRFLPCTPYGVQQILQREGIDTAGKRVAILGRSNIVGKPMALILMQKPSKAFPMGGDATVTILHSRSRDLVEQLRQADILIAGIGVAHFVQPEMVKPGAVIIDVGINSLEGKIVGDVAPGVAEIASAMTPVPGGVGPMTITMLLQNTLEAARIHSGLSPRETSVR; encoded by the coding sequence ATGCCGGCTCGTGTGCTTGATGGCAAAGCGTTGGCGGAGACGATGCGTGTGGAAATCGCCCAGCAAGTGGCCGCGCATGTGGCGTTGGGGCATCGTCCGCCTGGCTTGGCAGCAGTGCTGGTCGGAAACGTGGCAGCGTCCCGTGTGTATGTCCGCAACAAACGGCGGGCATGCGATGCCGCGGGAATTCGCTCCTGGCTGTACGAACTCCCGGAAGAATGCTCGTCGCAACAACTGCTCGATTTAGTGGCACAACTCAACGCCGATGCCCAAGTCGATGGCATTCTGGTGCAGTTGCCGCTGCCGAAACAGATTGACGAACAAGCGGTGATCGAGGCGATTTTGCCCGATAAAGATGTGGATGGCTTTCACCCGGACAATGTCGGCCGTCTGACCATTGGAATCCCGCGATTCCTCCCCTGCACCCCCTATGGCGTGCAGCAGATTTTGCAGCGCGAAGGCATCGACACCGCTGGAAAACGGGTGGCAATTCTCGGGCGATCGAACATCGTCGGCAAGCCGATGGCGTTGATTCTCATGCAAAAGCCGTCGAAAGCCTTTCCGATGGGCGGCGATGCCACGGTCACGATTCTGCATAGTCGTAGCCGCGACTTGGTCGAGCAATTGCGACAGGCCGATATTCTGATCGCGGGCATCGGCGTGGCACACTTTGTGCAGCCAGAAATGGTCAAGCCAGGTGCGGTGATCATTGATGTGGGCATTAACTCGCTCGAAGGTAAGATTGTCGGCGATGTTGCGCCGGGAGTTGCCGAGATTGCCTCGGCGATGACCCCAGTTCCCGGCGGTGTTGGCCCGATGACGATCACCATGCTTCTGCAAAACACGCTGGAGGCCGCCCGCATCCACTCGGGATTGTCTCCACGCGAAACCTCGGTTCGGTGA
- a CDS encoding SIR2 family NAD-dependent protein deacylase yields the protein MHTNFDGDDFPEMLARAADALRRASRVAVLTGAGVSAESGIPTFRASDGLWENHPIEDVATPMGFERNPELVWRFYNARRVTAGAAKPNRGHAALAQLEQHFGEHFTLITQNVDALHSQAGNHRVLELHGCLRRTRCLNCGDIADQGLTDLGPEPHCQICGGRLRPDIVWFHEMLPDGIWEAAAMAVMECDTLLVVGTSAVVYPAAGLVPLAMRKQPPATVIEINLTKTAASEYVDLGLYGPSGEMLPKLLQAAQIGSE from the coding sequence GTGCACACGAACTTCGATGGCGACGATTTTCCCGAAATGCTTGCCCGGGCTGCGGATGCGCTTCGTCGGGCATCGCGGGTAGCGGTGCTGACTGGTGCGGGGGTTTCTGCCGAAAGTGGCATTCCCACCTTCCGAGCCAGCGATGGGCTGTGGGAAAATCATCCGATTGAAGATGTGGCCACACCCATGGGATTTGAACGGAATCCCGAATTGGTGTGGCGATTTTACAATGCCCGTCGTGTGACCGCTGGCGCTGCGAAGCCCAATCGCGGTCACGCGGCGTTGGCCCAGCTCGAACAGCATTTTGGCGAACATTTCACGCTCATTACGCAAAATGTGGACGCCCTGCATTCGCAAGCCGGAAATCACCGGGTGCTTGAACTCCACGGCTGTCTGCGTCGCACGCGCTGCTTGAATTGCGGGGATATTGCCGATCAAGGGCTGACCGATCTCGGCCCGGAGCCGCATTGTCAGATCTGCGGCGGGCGACTGCGACCGGATATTGTCTGGTTTCATGAGATGCTGCCTGACGGGATTTGGGAAGCGGCGGCGATGGCCGTGATGGAATGTGATACCCTGTTGGTGGTGGGGACCAGCGCGGTGGTATATCCCGCAGCGGGGTTGGTTCCGTTGGCGATGCGAAAACAGCCGCCGGCAACGGTGATTGAAATCAATCTTACCAAGACGGCAGCGAGCGAATACGTCGATTTGGGCTTGTACGGTCCATCGGGCGAAATGCTGCCGAAATTGTTGCAAGCGGCTCAGATTGGGAGTGAATGA
- a CDS encoding PHP domain-containing protein, translating into MRAGAAFTEICQQFSHLQRSTRADLHIHSTHSDGQFTPAEIIHHARSAGLFAIAITDHDSISAFAEAQTALATPTPLAPGTTRPRLQLIPGVEITCRFRNREAHLLGYGFDPENPLLRSTLTEMRDQRRVRFQGMIDRLRTLGLRFADPFVESLLANPHASFGRRHLAQHLVDTKQSPTIHLAFHRWLNDRGPAAIEKVQLPIDVGIRTVHAAGGVTSLAHPSEELAPDELAELKSMGLDALEAEYPWPGRGHRAAIREFARRWGFLVSGGSDCHGPQPLNRMIGRSGIIRVEFEQLFASRRAIAPTMSHSG; encoded by the coding sequence ATGCGGGCGGGGGCGGCCTTCACCGAAATTTGCCAGCAATTTTCGCATTTGCAACGCTCCACGCGCGCGGATTTGCATATCCACTCGACGCATAGCGATGGCCAATTCACCCCCGCGGAGATTATCCATCACGCGCGGTCGGCTGGATTGTTCGCCATCGCCATCACCGATCACGACAGCATCTCCGCATTTGCCGAGGCACAAACCGCGCTTGCTACCCCCACTCCGCTGGCCCCCGGAACCACCCGTCCCCGGTTGCAACTGATTCCGGGTGTCGAAATCACCTGCCGATTTCGCAACCGCGAAGCCCACTTGCTAGGCTACGGATTCGACCCCGAGAATCCCCTGCTTCGATCCACCCTGACCGAAATGCGCGACCAACGGCGGGTGCGCTTCCAAGGGATGATCGACCGATTGCGAACCCTTGGACTGCGTTTCGCGGATCCGTTCGTCGAATCACTCCTGGCCAATCCGCATGCCAGTTTCGGCCGACGACATTTGGCCCAACACTTGGTCGATACCAAACAATCGCCGACCATCCATCTGGCATTCCATCGCTGGTTAAACGATCGCGGACCAGCGGCTATCGAAAAAGTGCAATTGCCGATCGATGTGGGCATCCGCACCGTCCACGCGGCGGGAGGCGTCACCAGTTTGGCCCATCCCAGCGAAGAATTGGCCCCCGATGAGTTGGCCGAACTCAAATCGATGGGATTGGATGCATTAGAGGCGGAGTATCCTTGGCCGGGACGCGGACATCGTGCCGCAATCCGAGAATTCGCCAGACGTTGGGGCTTTTTGGTCAGCGGCGGGAGCGATTGTCACGGCCCGCAACCGTTGAATCGGATGATCGGTCGTAGCGGAATCATTCGGGTGGAATTCGAGCAATTATTCGCCAGTCGGAGAGCCATTGCTCCGACGATGTCCCATTCGGGATAA
- a CDS encoding AI-2E family transporter, producing MINLNLSKATRIGLNLVAVLGAIALLYLGRSILVPLVFAGLLASILWPAATWLNQRFRLPWFISCFSVIFLLILVSVILFLSFSVAIPQMVQDVSMLNDPIQQQITYTRIRSFIQNIFPFPISPDILPVDATQSKFFLSVADALNQKNVTQALLAVTSYSMTWIWQGVLVLFILLFLLLEGSMLAKRVRGIFGTSLETQSQVSLAFQEIIGSVRAYLLWRTFINIILGGLLGLCYHLLGLKHAWTWAILTMVLSYVPYIGTIVAGIPPIIDAFFSASPVTALVILLGYTVVVTIEGYIIVPMVMGRSMDLNATTVMLACLFWDLIWGTPGLFLAMPLMSSLKAVCMQVPEWRPWGKLMGSHDSEDDGLQRRIAELARRLEKEPPDATQIMDQSEAGDARSNSNHLPG from the coding sequence GTGATCAACCTCAACCTATCCAAAGCCACGCGCATTGGTTTGAATTTGGTGGCGGTGCTCGGAGCCATCGCTTTGCTCTACCTTGGGCGGTCGATCCTGGTTCCGTTGGTCTTCGCCGGACTCCTCGCCTCGATTCTGTGGCCTGCTGCAACTTGGCTGAACCAGCGGTTCCGACTCCCCTGGTTCATCTCCTGCTTTTCGGTGATTTTTCTGCTCATTCTCGTCAGCGTGATTTTGTTCCTCAGCTTCAGCGTCGCCATTCCGCAGATGGTGCAAGATGTCTCCATGCTCAATGATCCAATCCAGCAGCAGATCACATATACCCGCATTCGATCGTTCATTCAGAACATTTTCCCATTTCCGATTAGCCCCGATATCCTCCCGGTGGATGCGACGCAGTCGAAGTTCTTCTTATCGGTCGCGGATGCGCTCAATCAAAAGAATGTCACACAGGCGTTGCTTGCCGTCACCTCGTATAGCATGACTTGGATTTGGCAAGGCGTGCTCGTGTTGTTCATTTTGCTGTTTTTGCTGCTGGAAGGCAGCATGCTGGCGAAGCGCGTGCGCGGCATCTTCGGCACCAGTCTCGAGACGCAAAGCCAAGTCTCGCTTGCCTTTCAGGAAATCATCGGCTCGGTTCGGGCATACCTGCTGTGGCGGACGTTCATCAACATCATCCTCGGCGGACTGCTCGGACTGTGCTACCACCTGCTCGGACTGAAACACGCCTGGACTTGGGCCATTCTGACGATGGTGCTCTCCTATGTTCCGTATATCGGAACCATTGTTGCCGGGATTCCGCCGATCATCGATGCGTTTTTTTCCGCCAGCCCCGTCACCGCGCTGGTGATTCTGCTGGGGTACACCGTCGTCGTCACCATCGAAGGCTACATTATTGTGCCGATGGTGATGGGTCGCAGTATGGATCTCAATGCAACCACGGTGATGCTCGCCTGTTTATTTTGGGATCTCATCTGGGGAACACCGGGATTGTTCCTGGCCATGCCGCTGATGTCGAGTCTGAAGGCGGTCTGCATGCAGGTGCCCGAATGGCGACCGTGGGGCAAATTGATGGGATCGCACGATTCGGAAGATGACGGATTGCAGCGTCGGATCGCTGAACTCGCCCGGCGATTGGAGAAAGAGCCACCCGACGCGACTCAGATCATGGATCAAAGTGAGGCCGGCGACGCTCGATCCAACTCGAATCATTTGCCGGGGTGA